In the genome of Hymenobacter cellulosivorans, one region contains:
- a CDS encoding sensor histidine kinase, with protein METAALQRSRRPLLPPALMRWATPVFWWGLFMLYEWVVFSGWEETAIVTGGFVVKDVVATILAYYFFSLVVLPRFVLPRRWLLMALGLLGVYYIWGLTSFVYYLLLDQYGLISKNSYDYMHRVIDYGLWGGVFSWRAISMGISDFSVTTLPAVLIRFVQFLLTTSNQSLRLQRENLKLEVSFLKAQVNPHFLFNTLNNIYTMVVKQDERAPTMVQHLTGLMHYTVYESDAEKVPLRREVEFLEDYLELERLRYGRKVSIEYHKAGPLDQFRITPLLFFPFVENAFKHGVDSSLDASWVTISLAVQGGQLHFEVSNSLTPTGAKREFGGVGVANVQKRLALHYPAQEYALHLGPQPDGQAYRVALVLRLDPV; from the coding sequence ATGGAAACTGCTGCCCTGCAAAGGTCCCGCCGCCCGCTGTTGCCCCCGGCCCTTATGCGCTGGGCTACCCCCGTGTTCTGGTGGGGCCTGTTTATGCTCTATGAGTGGGTGGTTTTCAGCGGCTGGGAGGAAACGGCCATTGTCACCGGCGGCTTCGTAGTCAAGGATGTGGTGGCCACCATTCTGGCCTATTACTTCTTTTCCCTGGTCGTGCTGCCGCGCTTCGTGTTGCCCCGCCGCTGGCTGCTGATGGCCCTGGGGCTGCTGGGAGTTTACTACATCTGGGGCCTGACTTCCTTCGTGTATTACCTGCTGCTGGACCAGTATGGGCTGATTTCCAAAAACTCCTACGACTACATGCACCGCGTTATCGATTATGGCCTCTGGGGTGGCGTCTTCTCGTGGCGGGCCATTAGCATGGGCATCAGCGACTTTTCCGTCACGACCCTGCCCGCCGTCCTGATCCGGTTTGTGCAGTTTCTGCTGACCACCAGCAACCAGAGCCTGCGCCTGCAACGCGAAAATCTCAAGCTGGAAGTAAGTTTCCTCAAGGCCCAGGTCAACCCCCACTTTCTCTTCAACACCCTGAACAACATCTACACGATGGTCGTCAAGCAGGATGAGCGTGCCCCCACCATGGTGCAGCACCTCACCGGCCTGATGCACTATACCGTGTATGAGTCGGACGCGGAAAAGGTGCCGCTGCGCCGGGAAGTTGAGTTTCTGGAAGACTACCTGGAGCTGGAGCGCCTGCGCTACGGCCGCAAAGTCAGTATTGAGTACCATAAGGCCGGGCCGCTGGACCAGTTTCGGATTACCCCGCTGCTGTTCTTTCCCTTCGTGGAAAACGCCTTCAAGCACGGTGTGGATAGCAGCCTGGATGCCAGCTGGGTTACTATTTCCCTGGCCGTGCAGGGTGGGCAGCTGCATTTCGAGGTGAGCAACAGCCTAACGCCCACCGGCGCCAAGCGTGAATTTGGCGGGGTGGGGGTGGCCAACGTGCAAAAGCGCCTGGCCCTGCACTACCCGGCCCAGGAGTACGCGCTGCACCTCGGGCCCCAGCCCGACGGCCAAGCCTACCGCGTGGCCCTAGTGCTGCGCCTCGACCCGGTGTGA
- a CDS encoding LytR/AlgR family response regulator transcription factor, whose translation MINCLIIDDEPFARELLEGYVAKFPGLHLLASCEHVFDALEVLQQQKVDLIFSDINMPQVNGIEFIRSLQNPPYVIFVTAYPNFALEGFELDALDYIVKPVSFPRFLKAVNKAQQIINSRPLAVAPQEPQFLFVKEGHSLQRVLFDEIYYIEGMKDYIKIILKNRVIITYLRMSRVEDQLPATRFTRIQKSYIVRMDAIRAISGNEAELYDLPEKLPIGKQHKEALLARFGLS comes from the coding sequence ATGATTAATTGCCTCATTATCGACGACGAGCCCTTCGCCCGGGAGCTGCTGGAAGGCTACGTGGCCAAGTTTCCAGGCCTGCACCTGCTGGCCAGCTGCGAGCATGTCTTCGACGCGCTGGAAGTGCTCCAGCAGCAGAAAGTCGACCTGATTTTCTCCGATATCAACATGCCCCAGGTCAACGGCATCGAGTTTATCCGCTCCCTGCAGAATCCTCCCTACGTCATTTTCGTCACGGCCTACCCCAACTTCGCCCTCGAAGGCTTCGAGCTCGACGCGCTGGACTACATCGTCAAGCCCGTCTCGTTTCCGCGCTTTCTCAAGGCTGTGAACAAGGCCCAGCAGATCATCAACAGCCGCCCCTTGGCCGTGGCCCCACAGGAGCCCCAGTTTCTCTTCGTCAAGGAAGGTCACAGCCTGCAGCGGGTGCTCTTCGACGAAATCTACTACATCGAGGGCATGAAGGACTACATCAAAATCATCCTCAAAAACCGCGTCATCATCACGTATTTACGCATGAGCCGGGTGGAAGACCAACTGCCGGCCACCCGTTTCACCCGCATCCAGAAGTCCTACATCGTGCGCATGGACGCCATCCGGGCCATCAGCGGCAACGAGGCCGAGCTATATGATTTGCCCGAAAAGCTGCCCATCGGCAAGCAGCACAAGGAGGCGCTATTGGCCCGGTTCGGGTTGAGCTAG
- a CDS encoding sigma 54-interacting transcriptional regulator: protein MAEYRVWFKPFTRDNSRLLRILEALEQVGVGLQAVHLGDTPEGAGIIFLDHQASLEEIQETLEAYTLYADTKIIAVAVSLLPTSSTWALLRSGVVEVFSWFEVEKPVQIIVSRLQYWQLLEEKVAYLQQRMVGKSRCWLNTLRQVVDMALSNCQVLIMGESGTGKELVAQEIHQLDPRPAKRDCVVVDCTNLIPGLSGSELFGHEKGAFTNAISTRDGALALAHEGTLFLDELGELPLPLQAELLRALQEGTYKRVGSNTWRKAHFRLVSATNRDLLAEVHKGTFRQDLYYRISGWTCQLPPLRERKEDIVVLAEHFFRQQHGLHQPVDRQVYDFLLLRDYPGNVRELQQLINRIANKHLGEGPITIGDIPRSDWPDFARLGPTLQGSDLEAGVKGLLYQGLGLKEIKDQVTEIAKKVAITHENGNLKLAAHRLGCSERILQMHRRGEPEVAGAPG, encoded by the coding sequence ATGGCTGAATACAGAGTGTGGTTTAAGCCTTTCACCCGCGACAATTCCCGCCTGCTGCGCATCCTGGAAGCCCTGGAGCAGGTCGGCGTAGGGCTGCAGGCCGTGCACCTGGGCGACACGCCCGAGGGGGCAGGCATCATTTTTCTGGATCATCAGGCCTCGCTCGAGGAAATTCAGGAAACCCTGGAAGCCTACACCCTCTACGCCGACACCAAAATCATTGCCGTGGCCGTGAGCCTGCTGCCGACCTCCAGCACCTGGGCCCTGCTGCGCAGCGGCGTGGTGGAGGTTTTTTCCTGGTTTGAGGTCGAGAAGCCGGTGCAGATAATTGTGTCGCGCCTGCAGTACTGGCAGCTGCTGGAGGAGAAAGTGGCCTACCTGCAGCAGCGCATGGTGGGCAAAAGCCGCTGCTGGCTGAACACCCTGCGGCAGGTGGTGGACATGGCTTTATCCAACTGCCAGGTGCTGATCATGGGCGAGAGTGGCACCGGCAAGGAGCTCGTGGCCCAGGAAATTCACCAGCTCGACCCCCGCCCCGCCAAGCGCGACTGTGTGGTGGTCGACTGCACCAACCTGATTCCGGGCTTGTCGGGCTCGGAGCTGTTTGGCCACGAGAAAGGCGCCTTTACCAACGCCATCAGCACCCGCGACGGCGCCCTGGCCCTGGCCCACGAAGGCACGCTGTTTCTGGACGAGCTGGGCGAATTGCCCCTGCCCCTGCAGGCCGAGCTGCTGCGGGCTCTGCAGGAAGGCACCTACAAGCGCGTGGGCAGCAACACCTGGCGCAAGGCCCACTTCCGCTTGGTTAGTGCCACCAACCGCGACCTGCTGGCCGAAGTCCACAAGGGCACGTTTCGGCAGGATTTGTACTACCGCATTTCGGGCTGGACCTGCCAGCTGCCACCCCTGCGCGAGCGAAAAGAAGACATTGTGGTGCTGGCCGAGCACTTTTTCCGCCAACAGCACGGCCTGCACCAGCCCGTGGACCGGCAAGTGTACGACTTCCTGCTCCTGCGCGACTACCCCGGCAACGTGCGCGAGCTACAGCAGCTCATCAACCGCATTGCCAACAAGCACCTGGGCGAGGGGCCCATTACCATCGGCGACATTCCGCGCTCCGACTGGCCCGACTTTGCCCGCCTGGGCCCCACGCTACAGGGCAGCGACCTGGAAGCCGGCGTGAAAGGCTTGCTCTACCAGGGCCTGGGCCTGAAGGAAATCAAAGACCAGGTGACCGAAATAGCCAAGAAAGTGGCCATTACCCACGAAAACGGCAACCTGAAGCTGGCCGCCCACCGCCTGGGCTGCAGCGAGCGAATCCTGCAGATGCACCGGCGCGGCGAGCCGGAAGTGGCGGGGGCGCCGGGGTAG
- a CDS encoding TonB-dependent receptor, whose translation MKPSVSGRLLRPSLLVLLGSLLFGTTTYAQTRTLITGQLTAASGAPIDYATVTLHRATDSTVVKSEFSDEKGTFRFEQTAAGNYLVSASQVGFVRTWSKAFTAGAETVALPVLTLPASGATTLKEVKVVGQKPLFEREADRTIVNVEGSTLAAGNTSLDVLSRSPGVTLDGNDNIGLRGRQGVLVLIDGKRQPMTGAELADYLRALPAEQLKSIELITNPPAKYEAQGSAGIIAINLKKDQRVGTNGTLSSSYGHGRFGRFTSGLTLNHRTKKTNTFGSYTFADRRNYGALTIHRDFYRPTDQGREYKGSTDQDNYGAGHNLSHTWKAGLDYTLSERTVLGVAVNGLQNRNTQRGSNLTTRTDSAGNALRGYNSTNNREATFPNVAGNLNFKHTFPDSAGTRELTADADYARYDTRRRQFLDTYQDREPIELLTRRNGDQQGQLTIQSVKADYTHPLTKKARLDMGGKVSWVHSDNDVEFTIPFVDPTSGAVNLSYLVRDPKLSNRFRYDENINAGYINYNQTLPAWTLQLGLRGEHTKGVGKSDNAQQDANFSRNYFQLFPSAAVKHTFTDKHETSVSLSRRIDRPGYGQLNPFRSYIDATTYGSGNPELRPQTSYNVEFTHTYKQKYSLGVSYSQTTNPIVGTVQPETDSSRIVVSTSRNLGTQYYYALTLTAPVELAKWWNVYNNGVFYYNRYVGSIAGTTLGRNSARPAFSLSSNSTFTFGKGWSADLNANYQSRELSGFFDTRPFGQVAFGIQKSLWERKANFKLNVTDAFYTGAIRATSSYDNYVERFYQRGDFRVATLAFTYRFGNDKLAPAKRRSGGAEDEKRRAGGS comes from the coding sequence ATGAAACCATCTGTCTCCGGACGGCTCCTGCGGCCTTCCCTCCTCGTGCTGCTCGGTAGTTTGCTGTTCGGCACTACAACTTACGCCCAAACCCGCACCCTGATTACCGGCCAGCTGACGGCCGCCAGCGGCGCACCCATCGACTACGCCACCGTGACCCTGCACCGCGCCACCGACTCGACGGTGGTCAAATCGGAGTTTAGCGACGAGAAAGGCACGTTCCGCTTCGAGCAGACTGCCGCCGGCAATTACCTCGTATCGGCCTCGCAGGTGGGTTTTGTGCGCACCTGGAGCAAAGCCTTTACTGCCGGAGCCGAAACCGTAGCGCTGCCGGTGCTGACCTTGCCGGCCAGCGGCGCCACGACCCTGAAGGAAGTGAAAGTGGTGGGCCAAAAGCCGCTGTTTGAGCGCGAGGCCGACCGTACCATCGTGAATGTGGAAGGCTCGACGCTGGCCGCGGGCAATACCAGTCTGGACGTGCTCAGCCGCTCACCGGGCGTAACCCTGGACGGCAACGACAACATCGGGCTGCGGGGGCGGCAGGGCGTGCTGGTCCTCATCGACGGCAAGCGCCAGCCCATGACGGGCGCCGAGCTGGCCGACTACCTGCGGGCGTTGCCCGCCGAGCAGCTCAAAAGCATAGAGCTCATTACCAACCCGCCGGCCAAGTACGAGGCCCAGGGCAGTGCGGGCATCATTGCTATCAACCTTAAAAAGGATCAGCGCGTGGGCACCAACGGCACGCTCAGCAGCAGCTACGGCCACGGCCGCTTCGGCCGCTTCACCTCGGGCCTGACGCTGAACCACCGCACCAAAAAAACCAACACCTTCGGCTCCTACACCTTCGCCGACCGCCGCAACTACGGCGCCCTGACCATTCACCGCGACTTCTACCGACCTACCGACCAGGGCCGGGAGTACAAAGGCAGCACCGACCAGGACAACTACGGGGCGGGCCACAATCTTTCCCACACCTGGAAGGCCGGCCTGGACTACACTCTCTCGGAACGGACGGTGCTGGGCGTGGCGGTAAACGGCCTGCAAAACCGCAACACCCAGCGCGGCAGCAACCTGACCACCCGCACCGACTCCGCCGGCAACGCCTTGCGGGGCTACAACTCGACCAACAACCGGGAGGCAACTTTCCCCAACGTGGCTGGCAACCTGAACTTCAAGCACACCTTCCCGGACTCGGCCGGTACCCGGGAGCTGACGGCCGACGCCGACTACGCCCGCTACGACACCCGCCGCCGGCAGTTTCTGGACACCTACCAGGATCGGGAACCCATTGAGCTCCTTACCCGCCGCAACGGCGACCAGCAGGGCCAGCTCACCATTCAGAGTGTCAAGGCCGACTACACCCACCCGCTGACCAAAAAGGCCCGCCTCGATATGGGCGGCAAGGTGAGCTGGGTGCATTCCGACAACGACGTGGAGTTTACCATTCCCTTCGTGGACCCCACTTCCGGCGCCGTAAACCTGAGCTATCTGGTGCGCGACCCGAAACTGTCGAACCGCTTCCGCTACGACGAGAACATCAATGCGGGTTATATCAACTACAACCAGACCCTGCCCGCCTGGACCCTGCAGCTGGGCTTACGCGGGGAGCACACCAAGGGCGTGGGCAAGTCGGACAATGCCCAGCAAGATGCCAACTTCAGCCGCAACTACTTCCAGCTCTTTCCCAGCGCGGCCGTCAAGCATACCTTCACCGACAAGCACGAAACGTCCGTGTCGCTGAGCCGGCGCATCGACCGGCCGGGCTACGGGCAGCTCAACCCTTTCCGCTCCTACATCGACGCCACCACCTACGGCTCGGGCAACCCCGAGCTACGGCCCCAGACCAGCTATAATGTAGAGTTTACCCACACCTACAAGCAGAAATACAGCCTGGGGGTAAGCTACAGCCAAACCACCAACCCGATTGTGGGCACCGTGCAGCCGGAAACGGACAGCAGCCGCATCGTGGTATCGACCTCGCGGAACCTGGGCACCCAGTACTACTACGCCCTGACGCTGACGGCCCCGGTGGAGCTGGCCAAGTGGTGGAACGTGTACAACAACGGGGTATTCTACTACAACCGCTACGTGGGCAGCATTGCGGGCACCACCCTGGGCCGCAACAGCGCCCGACCGGCCTTTTCGCTCAGCAGCAACAGCACCTTCACCTTCGGCAAGGGCTGGAGCGCCGATTTGAACGCCAACTACCAGTCGCGGGAGCTGTCGGGCTTCTTCGACACCCGGCCCTTTGGGCAGGTGGCGTTCGGCATCCAGAAAAGCTTGTGGGAGCGCAAAGCCAACTTCAAGCTCAACGTGACGGACGCCTTTTACACCGGCGCCATCCGGGCCACCTCCAGCTACGACAACTACGTGGAGCGCTTCTACCAGCGCGGCGACTTCCGGGTAGCTACCCTGGCCTTTACCTACCGCTTCGGCAACGACAAGCTGGCTCCTGCTAAGCGCCGCAGCGGCGGAGCCGAAGACGAGAAGCGCCGGGCCGGCGGCTCCTAA
- a CDS encoding MarR family winged helix-turn-helix transcriptional regulator, producing MLSTVLFYSLDKAIKQYRRFAQANIDRAGIAITIDQWLVLRVILETDDLTQTEIGDRVFKDQASVARIIRLLAERGLLAAEALPYDGRRTQLRVTEEGQRILDAVQPIVLSNRSIALQGLSDTDKAVLHQLLEQIYRNCTPPSA from the coding sequence ATGCTCTCTACCGTCCTCTTTTACTCGCTCGACAAGGCCATCAAGCAATACCGGCGTTTTGCTCAGGCCAACATCGACCGGGCCGGCATCGCCATTACCATCGACCAGTGGCTGGTGCTGCGCGTGATTCTGGAAACCGACGACCTAACCCAAACCGAAATCGGCGACCGGGTCTTTAAGGACCAAGCGTCCGTGGCCCGTATTATCCGCCTGCTGGCCGAGCGGGGCCTGCTGGCGGCCGAGGCCCTGCCCTACGACGGGCGCCGCACCCAGCTGCGCGTGACCGAAGAAGGCCAGCGCATCCTCGACGCGGTGCAGCCCATCGTGCTCAGCAACCGCAGTATTGCCCTACAGGGCCTTTCCGATACGGATAAGGCCGTGCTGCACCAGCTGCTGGAACAGATTTACCGGAACTGTACCCCGCCCTCCGCCTAG
- a CDS encoding serine hydrolase domain-containing protein yields MKLLRSYLLLLLLPALACSRPPQPTTATAQEPTTYYPGPGNRWQRQQPEQAGFDPARLQEVVAWARQQETTQMTPNFSTQADIFGTPLGPLPASRAATNGLILRHGYIVAEWGDTERADPTYSVAKSVLSTILGLTLEKGLIKDIHAPVASSIHDGGYDSEHNKKVTWEHHVRQSSEWEGSMWGKNADFIGKEAFGKGERKPRALQEPGSYYEYNDVRINRFALSLLQLWRRPLPEVFRTEIMQPIGASNSWQWVHYANSTVQIDGKPMASVSGGTRWGGGLWISARDEARFGYLFLRQGRWQNRQLVPAAWVQQATTPGGPGPDYGYLWWLNSQRKAWPDAPATSYAALGAGSNTIWVDPEHDLVIVWRWHNGSPNELIKRVLAALKS; encoded by the coding sequence ATGAAACTGCTCCGCTCCTACCTGCTGCTGTTGCTGCTGCCCGCGCTGGCCTGCTCCCGCCCGCCCCAGCCCACTACCGCAACCGCGCAAGAGCCAACAACTTACTACCCCGGCCCGGGCAACCGCTGGCAACGCCAGCAGCCCGAACAGGCCGGCTTCGACCCGGCCCGCCTGCAGGAAGTCGTGGCCTGGGCCCGGCAGCAGGAAACCACCCAGATGACCCCCAACTTTTCAACTCAGGCCGACATCTTCGGGACGCCCCTGGGGCCCCTGCCCGCCAGCCGGGCCGCTACCAACGGCCTGATCTTGCGCCACGGCTACATCGTGGCCGAATGGGGCGACACCGAACGGGCCGACCCAACCTACAGCGTGGCCAAAAGCGTGCTGTCGACTATTCTGGGCCTGACCCTGGAAAAGGGCCTGATTAAAGACATTCACGCCCCGGTAGCCAGCTCCATCCACGACGGGGGCTACGACTCGGAACACAATAAGAAGGTAACCTGGGAGCACCACGTGCGCCAAAGCAGCGAGTGGGAAGGCTCGATGTGGGGCAAAAATGCGGATTTCATCGGCAAGGAAGCCTTCGGCAAAGGCGAGCGAAAACCCCGTGCGTTGCAGGAGCCTGGCTCCTACTACGAGTACAACGACGTGCGCATCAACCGCTTTGCCCTGTCCTTGCTGCAGCTCTGGCGCCGGCCGCTGCCCGAGGTATTCCGCACCGAAATCATGCAGCCCATCGGTGCTTCCAACTCCTGGCAGTGGGTGCACTATGCCAATTCCACGGTCCAAATCGACGGCAAACCCATGGCCTCGGTAAGCGGAGGCACGCGCTGGGGCGGCGGCCTGTGGATCAGTGCCCGCGACGAGGCCCGCTTCGGCTACCTGTTTCTGCGCCAGGGCCGCTGGCAAAACCGGCAACTGGTGCCCGCCGCATGGGTGCAGCAGGCCACCACGCCCGGCGGCCCCGGCCCCGACTACGGCTACCTCTGGTGGCTCAACTCCCAGCGCAAGGCCTGGCCTGACGCACCGGCTACGAGCTACGCGGCTCTGGGCGCGGGCTCCAACACCATCTGGGTCGACCCCGAGCACGACCTGGTCATCGTGTGGCGCTGGCACAACGGCAGCCCCAACGAGCTGATTAAGCGGGTGCTGGCCGCCCTGAAAAGTTGA
- the tsaE gene encoding tRNA (adenosine(37)-N6)-threonylcarbamoyltransferase complex ATPase subunit type 1 TsaE: MSVTEITIPTLAALPQAAAQVVPLLTGHSILVFEGEMGAGKTTFIKALCRELGVPDDVSSPTFALVNEYRDAHDQPIYHFDFYRIEKPEEAENIGVLEYFDSGYLCLVEWPSRVEALLPPKRLLVTLTVTGPESRLLQLEPLAD, translated from the coding sequence ATGTCCGTGACTGAAATTACGATTCCGACGCTGGCGGCCCTGCCCCAGGCCGCGGCCCAGGTAGTGCCCTTGCTGACGGGCCACTCCATTCTGGTGTTTGAGGGCGAAATGGGAGCCGGTAAAACCACCTTTATCAAGGCTTTGTGCCGGGAGCTAGGCGTACCCGACGACGTGAGCAGCCCCACCTTTGCCCTGGTCAATGAGTACCGCGACGCCCACGACCAGCCGATTTACCATTTCGACTTTTACCGAATTGAGAAGCCTGAAGAGGCCGAAAACATTGGCGTGCTAGAGTACTTTGATTCTGGCTATCTTTGCCTGGTAGAGTGGCCAAGCCGCGTGGAGGCGCTTTTGCCCCCGAAGAGGCTGCTCGTCACGCTCACCGTTACCGGGCCCGAGTCGCGCCTGTTGCAACTCGAACCGCTGGCCGACTGA
- a CDS encoding alanine dehydrogenase: MPEAIPPGFESLATSRAYFTQESMLAVETRKRKLFIGLPRETSLQENRICLTPEAVKHLVNEGHEVVMESGAGEPSKYSDHDYSEAGATIAYSAKEVYEADIILKVAPPTQEEIEFLKANQTLISALQFGSLTAEYITAILRKKVNAISFELIKDPSGARPVVRAMSEIAGSTVMLVAAEYLARSNEGKGVILGGITGVPPSQVVILGAGTVAEYAARAATGLGAEVKVFDNHLYKLRRLKQNLGTMLYTSTLDTFVLNQQIRRADVVIGALNAEEGRIPFMVPESVVASMAPGSVIIDVSIDQGGCFETSEMTSHSKPVFRKYDVVHYCVPNIASRVPRTATNALSNIFTPILQEISQHGGINEVLFTNEHFRSGVYVYKGSLTNASIAKKFNMRYKELGLMIAVRN; this comes from the coding sequence ATGCCCGAAGCAATACCCCCCGGATTTGAGTCGCTGGCCACGAGCCGCGCTTACTTCACCCAGGAATCCATGCTGGCCGTGGAAACGCGCAAGCGCAAGCTCTTTATCGGCTTGCCCCGGGAAACCTCCTTGCAGGAAAACCGCATCTGCCTGACGCCCGAAGCCGTGAAGCACCTCGTCAACGAGGGCCATGAGGTGGTGATGGAAAGTGGGGCCGGGGAACCCAGCAAGTACTCCGACCACGACTACTCCGAGGCCGGGGCCACCATTGCTTACTCCGCTAAGGAAGTATACGAGGCCGACATCATCCTGAAGGTGGCCCCGCCGACCCAGGAGGAAATTGAGTTTCTGAAGGCCAACCAGACCCTGATTTCGGCTTTGCAGTTTGGCTCCCTCACGGCCGAGTATATCACCGCCATTCTGCGCAAGAAGGTGAACGCCATTAGCTTCGAGCTGATTAAGGACCCTTCGGGGGCCCGGCCGGTGGTGCGGGCCATGAGCGAAATTGCGGGCTCCACCGTCATGCTGGTGGCGGCCGAGTACCTGGCCCGCTCCAACGAGGGCAAGGGCGTCATTCTGGGTGGTATTACCGGGGTGCCCCCGTCCCAGGTCGTGATTCTGGGGGCCGGCACCGTGGCCGAGTACGCCGCCCGCGCCGCTACCGGCCTGGGTGCCGAGGTGAAGGTCTTCGACAACCACCTCTATAAGCTGCGCCGCCTCAAGCAAAACCTGGGCACCATGCTCTATACCAGCACGCTTGACACCTTCGTGCTCAACCAGCAGATCCGCCGGGCCGACGTGGTGATTGGGGCGCTGAACGCCGAGGAAGGCCGGATTCCGTTTATGGTGCCCGAAAGCGTGGTGGCCAGCATGGCGCCGGGTTCGGTTATTATCGACGTGAGCATCGACCAGGGCGGCTGCTTCGAAACCTCGGAAATGACCAGCCACAGCAAGCCCGTGTTCCGCAAGTACGACGTGGTGCACTACTGCGTGCCCAACATTGCCTCCCGCGTGCCGCGCACGGCTACCAATGCCCTGAGCAACATCTTTACGCCCATCCTGCAGGAAATCAGCCAGCATGGGGGCATCAACGAGGTGTTGTTTACCAATGAGCATTTCCGCTCGGGCGTTTACGTCTACAAAGGCTCGTTGACCAATGCTTCCATTGCCAAGAAGTTCAACATGCGCTACAAGGAGCTGGGCCTGATGATAGCCGTGCGGAATTAG
- a CDS encoding GNAT family N-acetyltransferase, translated as MDSALTSVQLTARPVLDFPSAEVTEAMNRSFEEYFVPLVFTPETFERRFRSEHLDALASKVWFRGEELVGLVLIARRGYTSRVAAMGLVIEARGQRYGRQMLQAALDEARARGDRSVLLEVFVPNERARRLYERLGFRNTRELFTFRCVPQQVKAAAQLTEVDPLAVAHLVLREGEENLPWMFSAESLMAATAPTRAFSLDDKAFALLRPEAERTLVQTILVRREYRRQGWGRQLLRAVEAAFPGPPLTMPMVTPGPGYEFLQAAGWEPMELSLYEMECTLG; from the coding sequence ATGGATTCTGCTCTTACCTCTGTCCAGCTTACCGCCCGCCCCGTCCTCGATTTTCCTTCCGCTGAAGTCACCGAGGCCATGAACCGCTCTTTCGAGGAGTACTTCGTGCCCCTGGTGTTTACGCCCGAAACCTTCGAGCGGCGCTTCCGCTCCGAGCACCTCGATGCGCTGGCCAGCAAGGTCTGGTTTCGGGGCGAGGAGCTGGTGGGCCTGGTGCTCATTGCGCGCCGGGGCTACACGAGCCGGGTGGCGGCCATGGGCCTGGTTATCGAAGCCCGGGGCCAGCGTTACGGCCGACAGATGCTGCAAGCGGCCCTCGACGAAGCCCGGGCCCGCGGCGACCGGTCGGTACTTTTGGAAGTATTCGTGCCCAACGAACGGGCCCGCCGTCTTTACGAGCGGCTGGGCTTCCGCAATACCCGGGAGCTGTTTACTTTCCGGTGCGTGCCGCAACAGGTAAAAGCTGCTGCCCAACTCACGGAAGTCGACCCGCTGGCCGTGGCTCATCTGGTGCTGCGGGAAGGCGAAGAAAATTTGCCCTGGATGTTCTCGGCTGAGTCGTTGATGGCGGCTACGGCACCTACGCGGGCCTTTTCGCTGGATGATAAAGCCTTTGCGCTGCTGCGCCCCGAGGCCGAGCGGACCCTGGTGCAGACCATCCTTGTGCGCCGCGAGTACCGGCGGCAGGGCTGGGGCCGCCAGCTGCTACGGGCCGTAGAAGCCGCCTTCCCCGGGCCGCCGCTGACAATGCCGATGGTAACTCCGGGCCCTGGCTACGAATTTCTGCAAGCCGCCGGGTGGGAGCCGATGGAGTTGTCGTTGTATGAAATGGAGTGTACGCTAGGGTAG